The Anaerolineales bacterium region TTGGTTTGGAACTGGGTAAAAGACCTCCTCACAAAACCCGGGGTTTTGGAGCATGGACTTGCTGAGTATCAGGAGGGGAGAGAACATTTCTGCGCTCCGATTCGTGACCGCCTTATTGTCTTGGAGGATTTGTGGCAGGTTTCAAAAACACAATTAGATCGCGTTCTCGATTTATATATTTCTGGACAGGTTCAAAGGGAGTTGTTGATTGATAAGAAACAACAATTGGAGGCAACCCTTGCAGCCTTGGAGAAGGAACGTGATGAATTGAATTTGAATCTGGAATCGGAAGCTTTGTCAGATAATGAGATTCGACAAATTGTGGAGTTCGCCGCCCATATTGCAGAGGGTTTGGAGCCGGGCGACGAATCGTTTGAAGATCGCAGGAGAATTATTGAACTATTGGATGTGAGGGCGTCTTTCACCGTGGAAGACAATCAAAAGTATGTAGATGTATGGTGTTTCCTGGGTAGAAACAAGTTATCGATTGGGGACCCTACTTCTCGAAGTGCGGCACGCGCCAGAAATTGTCCACGCTGTAGCGCGAGAACCCGCCGCCGACCACATCGTACATACCACCGCGTGCCATCGCGCGAAGCGCGTGAAGAGATGATTTGAGAATTGGGGAATTCTCTAATTCTCGTTTGTCGTTCTTTGAGTCATTGCTGTTTACCGATTGCCTGAGCAGAAACTCAATTGCCATCGGTTGCGGGAATTTCGGCGCAGAACCCCAGCCGCCGTTACCCCAATCGTATGCGTCGAGCAGATTTTTTGCGGCGAGTTCGAGATGTTCTTGCGTAATCGCAGAATCGGATTGGATGGTTACGCTCAAGGCTTGTTGCAGGTGTTCTGATACTTCGTTTCCGACGCGCACGGCTTCGTTTTGCTGTTCTTTCCAGGTGCGCGCGATGCCTGTGAGCACATTCATGAATGAAGGCATGTTATAGCGGGCAACGGGCGGAAAATAGGTCCCCGTGAAAAACGGTTTGAGGTCGGGCGTGAGAAACACCGACATGGGCCAACCGCCCGAACCCGTCATCGCGACTGTGGCTTGCATGTAGATCGCGTCGAGATCGGGGCGCTCCTCGCGATCCACTTTGATGTTGACGAAATGTTCGTTCATGAACGCGGCGGTTTTAGCATCCTCAAACGATTCGTGTGCCATCACGTGACACCAGTGGCAGGCGGCATAACCGATGCTGAGGAAGATCGGTTTGTTTTCGTTGCGCGCCTTTGTGAGCGCCTCTTCGCCCCACGGGAACCAGTCCACGGGGTTGTGGGCGTGCTGTCGGAGATATGGGGAGGTTGAGGTTGAAAGTTTGTTCATATTTGTGTAATAATTGGATTATAGCGCAGGGGAAAGATGCTATACAGATTCTGCGTCTTGTTCACTGACATTCAAATTGGAGGATTTTATGAACGAAGCAAAGGTTACTGTCTATGGCGCGTATTGGTGTCCTGATTGCCGCCGCGCGAAGAAATTTTTAGGCGAGAATTTTGTTCCATATAAATGGGTTGACATCGAGCAAGATAAAACCGCCGAGGAGTATGTGCTGGGGCGTAACAACGGCAAGCGCATCATCCCGACGATCGTGTTCGAGGACGATACTTTTCTTGTCGAACCGTCTAATGCGGAGTTGGCGAAAAAACTGGGACTCAAAACCGAAGCGTCGAAAACATACTATGATCTGATCATCATCGGTGGCGGACCTGCTGGGCTGACCGCCGCGATCTACGCCTCCCGCGAAGGCGCGGACGTGTTGCTCATCGAACGATCGGGGCTCGGCGGGCAGGCTGGCATCACGGTGGGACTCGACAACTTCCCTGGCTTTCCTGAAGGCATCAGCGGGCAGGAATTCTCCGACCGCGTGGCTCAACAGGCGCGGCGATTCGGAGTGGAAATTTTGCAGGCTGTGGATGTCGAACGACTTGAAATGGAGGAAGGCTACCATGAAGTGTACACCTCCGATGGCAAGCATTATCACTCGCTGGCAGTGTTGATCGCCACAGGCGCTTCGTATCGCAGGTTGGAAGTGCCCGGCGAGGACGATTACATCGGCGCGGGGATTCACTTCTGCGCGACGTGCGATGGTCCGTTTTACAAAGGTTCGAAGGAGATCGTTGTGGTTGGTGGCGGCAATTCGGCGGTGGAGGAAGGCTTGCACCTCACCAACTTTACCGAGAAAGTGACGCTCCTCGTCCGTGGTGATAAATTGACGGCGAGCCAAATCGCTGTGGACAAAGTCAACGAGCCGAACTCTGGCGTGGATGTTAAGTACAACGTCATTGTGGATGCGTTCAAGGGAAAAGACTCGAAACTCAAGACGATCAAATATCACTACAAAGACAGTGACAAAGCGGAGGAAATCCATCCCGCCGCGGCGTTCATCTTCATCGGGCAGATGCCGAATACAGGTTTCCTGAAAGACTATGTGGAATTGGATAAGTATGGATTCGTGTTGACAGGTCACGACCTCACACATGACGCTCATGCCGACCATAAACCTCTTCCATTCGAGACGAGCGTTTCGGGAATTTTCGTCGCTGGGGACGCGCGTCATGGAAGCACCAAACAGGTCGCTTCGGCAGTGGGCGAGGGCGCGGCGGCTTCTATCTCGATAAGGGAATTCTTGCGGAGAAGTGAATGATGCGATCAACGTGACAGTCACCTTTGAGGTGACAGTCACGTGATCTTGAAATCAACTTCCTGCCACTTCCTCACCGAATTGACGAGATAGATTTTTGTGCATTTTTTCAATTCGTCTTTGTGAACTACTCTTTCCTCCGCTTGTCCCGTTTCAAGTAAATATTCACGGAATGTCCCTGCGAGCAAGCCGCATGAGATTGGCGGCGTTAACAATTTGCCGTCCATTTCGACGACGAGGTTGCCGATGGTGAACTCGGTCAGCTCACCGCGTTCATTGAAGAGGAGGATGTCGTCATAGTCAGAAAAGCGCTCGCGAGCGTCGTCAAATATTTTTCGATGTGTGGTTTTGTGAAAAAGAAACACGTCGTTTGAGTTGATGGGTTTGTCCGCCAGCCGAACGCGGAAGGGATTGTCCGTAGGTTGGAATGGCGCATGTTCGGACGTGATATTTCCGTGTTTGTCTAAAAGCAATCGAACACGTTGAGGGGATGTGAAGGTTGAAGCGAGTTGATTGAGATAGTTTTCGACAATCTCTTTTGCTTCCGTATATTTTGAAGCGGCGCTGTGGTCTCGATATGCCGCTTCGCGGCTACTCGACCACCGAGATATATTTGAAATTGGAAAATCAAAATATTCTGCTGAATCCAGCAGGCGCGTGATGTGTTTGTCGCGCAGGAAGAATCCTTCTTCGGGAGTCCACAACACAGTTTCGAGCAGGGAAAATTGTGGCGGCGATTCGGTCAGCACACGGGCTTTGAGCAACGCCTCCTCGTATTCGTCAGCGCTGGTCGAGTCCCAGACGATGCCGCCGCCGACGCCGTATTCTGCGGTTTGCGTTTCACGGTCTATCAAGGCGGTTCGGATGGCGACGTTGAATTTCGCTTTGCGATTCGGCGCAATGTAACCGATGCTTCCTGTGTAAATTTTTCGCGGCGTCGTTTCGAGTTCGGAAATGATCCGCATCGTGCTGACCTTTGGCGCGCCCGTGATGGACGCGCACGGAAATAGCGCGCTGAAAATTTTAGTGAGCGACGCGTCGTTTTGCGCTTTTACGGTTGATGTCATTTGCCAAAGGGTGGGATATTTTTCGACGGCGAACAACTCGGGCACATGGACGCTACCCGTCTTTGCGATGCGACCCAGATCGTTGCGAATCATGTCCACGATCATGACGTTCTCAGCGCGGTTCTTCTCCGATTCTTTCAACCATTCAGCCTGCTTCACATCTTCGGCGTTTGTGCGCCCTCGACGCGTTGTCCCTTTCATCGGGCGGCAAGTGACGGTCTCGCCGTCGAGTTGAAAGAATAATTCGGGCGACGCGGAGGCGATGGCGAATCTTCCTGTGTCAACGTATGCGGCGTGGTTGTTCTGTCCCTGCGCGAGGTGGAGGAAGAAATTCCACGCGTCGGCGTTGAACTCAGTTTTGAGTCGCATCGTGTAATTGACTTGATACGTCCGTCCTTCGGCGATTCGGGCGCGGACCGAATCGATGGCGGAGTTGTACGTGGCGCGGTCAACGGTGGGGGACCAGGTCAAGGCTGGTTTGGGCGAGGCAGGCTTAGGCAGGGAAAGGAAGCGGGGCTGAGGGTAGAGTCCAAACCAAAGGAGGGGGAATCCAGACGAAGCGTGGGTCTGATGCGCTTCGTCAAATGCGGGCGCGGACTCGTAACTGAGGAATCCCGCCGCGTAGAGTCCGCTGTTTGCCGCGTCTTCGATCTCGCGCAGGGCGGGCAGAACTTCCTGTAATTGTTCGGCGACTATCACGCGTTGAT contains the following coding sequences:
- a CDS encoding FAD-dependent oxidoreductase, producing the protein MNEAKVTVYGAYWCPDCRRAKKFLGENFVPYKWVDIEQDKTAEEYVLGRNNGKRIIPTIVFEDDTFLVEPSNAELAKKLGLKTEASKTYYDLIIIGGGPAGLTAAIYASREGADVLLIERSGLGGQAGITVGLDNFPGFPEGISGQEFSDRVAQQARRFGVEILQAVDVERLEMEEGYHEVYTSDGKHYHSLAVLIATGASYRRLEVPGEDDYIGAGIHFCATCDGPFYKGSKEIVVVGGGNSAVEEGLHLTNFTEKVTLLVRGDKLTASQIAVDKVNEPNSGVDVKYNVIVDAFKGKDSKLKTIKYHYKDSDKAEEIHPAAAFIFIGQMPNTGFLKDYVELDKYGFVLTGHDLTHDAHADHKPLPFETSVSGIFVAGDARHGSTKQVASAVGEGAAASISIREFLRRSE
- the pabB gene encoding aminodeoxychorismate synthase component I, producing MIPMGEIVLRDGDAWIHFANHQRVIVAEQLQEVLPALREIEDAANSGLYAAGFLSYESAPAFDEAHQTHASSGFPLLWFGLYPQPRFLSLPKPASPKPALTWSPTVDRATYNSAIDSVRARIAEGRTYQVNYTMRLKTEFNADAWNFFLHLAQGQNNHAAYVDTGRFAIASASPELFFQLDGETVTCRPMKGTTRRGRTNAEDVKQAEWLKESEKNRAENVMIVDMIRNDLGRIAKTGSVHVPELFAVEKYPTLWQMTSTVKAQNDASLTKIFSALFPCASITGAPKVSTMRIISELETTPRKIYTGSIGYIAPNRKAKFNVAIRTALIDRETQTAEYGVGGGIVWDSTSADEYEEALLKARVLTESPPQFSLLETVLWTPEEGFFLRDKHITRLLDSAEYFDFPISNISRWSSSREAAYRDHSAASKYTEAKEIVENYLNQLASTFTSPQRVRLLLDKHGNITSEHAPFQPTDNPFRVRLADKPINSNDVFLFHKTTHRKIFDDARERFSDYDDILLFNERGELTEFTIGNLVVEMDGKLLTPPISCGLLAGTFREYLLETGQAEERVVHKDELKKCTKIYLVNSVRKWQEVDFKIT